A genomic region of Gemmata massiliana contains the following coding sequences:
- a CDS encoding DUF6263 family protein, producing the protein MLRTRFVVAALLGVTIAALVGAQDRKFELNFGTKDKDGKYTPYYQEVTTEVTQVIKVQGQDLTQKQKSVFWYQWTPVKEDKVKEGTEDVTKWTVKQKIEGLEMNIDISGNPINYSSKNETQGSAGNPGLVEFFKSLKDSEFTATLGKNYKVEKVEGKEDFIKKLGAGSAQMDALLKKVMTDDALKEMVDPTAKLFPDGAKKVGDSWEKKTSLNLGPIGSYELTYKLKYAGVDKEKDKLEVETVIVYTAPKENPEGLLFRIKEGSKLTSDPAKSKGTVLYDPKTKRIESAEINIGLKGDLIVVIGGTDTRVELTQEQKTIIKTQDKSYLEKAAVPVTPPAPPK; encoded by the coding sequence GTGCTCCGCACCCGCTTCGTCGTTGCCGCGCTCCTGGGCGTTACCATTGCCGCCCTCGTCGGCGCGCAGGACCGCAAGTTCGAGCTGAACTTCGGCACCAAGGACAAGGACGGCAAATACACCCCGTACTACCAGGAAGTGACGACCGAAGTCACCCAGGTCATCAAGGTGCAGGGCCAGGATCTCACCCAGAAGCAGAAGAGCGTCTTCTGGTACCAGTGGACCCCGGTGAAGGAAGACAAGGTCAAGGAAGGGACCGAAGACGTCACCAAGTGGACGGTGAAGCAGAAGATCGAAGGGCTGGAGATGAACATCGACATCTCCGGTAACCCGATCAACTACTCCTCGAAGAACGAGACCCAGGGCAGCGCGGGCAACCCTGGCCTGGTCGAGTTCTTCAAGAGCCTGAAGGACAGCGAGTTCACCGCAACCCTGGGCAAGAACTACAAGGTCGAAAAGGTCGAGGGCAAGGAAGACTTCATCAAGAAGCTCGGCGCCGGCAGCGCCCAGATGGACGCCCTCCTCAAGAAGGTGATGACCGACGACGCCCTCAAGGAAATGGTGGACCCGACCGCCAAGTTGTTCCCGGACGGGGCAAAAAAGGTCGGCGACTCGTGGGAGAAGAAGACCAGCCTGAACCTCGGGCCGATCGGCAGCTACGAGCTCACCTACAAGCTGAAGTACGCGGGCGTCGACAAGGAAAAGGACAAGCTCGAAGTCGAGACCGTGATCGTCTACACCGCGCCGAAGGAGAACCCGGAAGGCCTGCTGTTCCGCATCAAGGAAGGCAGCAAGCTGACCAGCGACCCGGCCAAGAGCAAGGGCACGGTGCTCTACGACCCGAAGACCAAGCGCATCGAGTCCGCCGAGATCAACATCGGCCTGAAGGGTGACCTGATCGTGGTGATCGGCGGGACCGACACCCGTGTGGAACTGACCCAAGAGCAGAAGACGATCATCAAGACGCAGGACAAGAGCTACCTTGAAAAGGCCGCCGTTCCCGTAACACCCCCGGCGCCGCCGAAGTAA
- a CDS encoding SDR family NAD(P)-dependent oxidoreductase — protein sequence MRVAGCRVLVTGAGQGLGFAIAAAFVRAGARVILTDLNAHAVESACANLKESSDTITGYALDVTNAEQVADVRARVLAEHGRIDVLVNNAGVVFGGAFLDVPLPRHLATANVNLGGVLAVTHAFLPDLLAQPAGHVVNIASASAILALPFGASYAATKWAVLGFSDSLREELQFLGHKHVHITAMCPSFIATGLFAGAKPAFGTHWLTAEAVANAVVQAVEKRQEFVLLPRSVRLLYSFTGWWPRSWFRAACRVLGVSRSMTDWKGHTPPAPK from the coding sequence ATGCGCGTTGCGGGGTGTCGGGTGCTCGTCACCGGGGCGGGTCAGGGACTCGGGTTCGCCATCGCTGCGGCATTCGTGCGCGCCGGCGCGCGGGTGATCCTCACCGACCTGAACGCCCACGCGGTCGAATCGGCGTGCGCGAATTTGAAGGAAAGCAGCGACACGATCACAGGATACGCACTCGACGTCACGAACGCGGAGCAAGTCGCGGACGTGCGGGCGCGAGTTCTCGCGGAACACGGCCGCATCGATGTGCTGGTGAATAACGCCGGCGTGGTGTTCGGTGGTGCGTTTCTGGATGTTCCGCTCCCGCGCCACCTCGCGACCGCCAACGTGAACCTGGGCGGCGTCCTCGCGGTCACGCACGCCTTCCTGCCGGACCTGCTCGCGCAACCGGCAGGGCACGTCGTCAACATCGCGAGTGCGTCGGCCATCCTTGCGTTGCCGTTCGGGGCCAGTTACGCTGCGACCAAGTGGGCCGTGCTCGGATTCTCGGACTCGCTCCGCGAAGAATTGCAGTTCCTGGGCCACAAGCACGTCCACATAACCGCGATGTGCCCGAGCTTCATCGCCACCGGGCTATTTGCCGGTGCAAAGCCCGCGTTCGGCACGCACTGGCTCACAGCCGAAGCGGTCGCAAACGCCGTAGTACAGGCGGTCGAGAAGCGCCAGGAATTCGTACTCCTGCCGCGATCGGTGCGGCTCCTCTACAGCTTCACCGGGTGGTGGCCCCGGAGCTGGTTCCGCGCCGCGTGCCGGGTGCTGGGCGTTTCACGCAGTATGACTGATTGGAAGGGCCACACGCCCCCGGCACCAAAATAA
- the ung gene encoding uracil-DNA glycosylase: MGKKKKDAESPSLFDEEKPVVLPTEAATAEPKVEELPPLPPGIPGLPADLDPSWRAALEPETRKPYWAELAKFVTEERKAHTVFPPAPDVFNAFRYTPLDKVKVLLLGQDPYHGPGQAHGLCFSVRPGVTPPPSLRNIYKELETDLGIPPVKHGYLVTWAQRGVLMLNACMTVRKGAANSHAGKGWEKFTDAAIRAVNDQKRTVVFLLWGAYAGKKLPLIDQKRHVVVKSAHPSPFSEHLFFGTKPFSKINTALEAAGEEPIDWHLPKKVEE, encoded by the coding sequence ATGGGCAAGAAGAAGAAAGACGCCGAATCGCCGTCTCTGTTCGACGAAGAAAAGCCGGTTGTCTTACCTACCGAAGCCGCCACTGCGGAACCGAAAGTCGAAGAACTCCCACCACTTCCGCCCGGTATCCCCGGGTTACCGGCCGATCTCGACCCGTCGTGGCGCGCGGCCCTCGAACCGGAAACGCGGAAACCATACTGGGCCGAACTCGCCAAGTTCGTCACGGAAGAACGTAAGGCCCACACCGTTTTCCCGCCCGCGCCTGACGTGTTCAACGCCTTCCGCTACACGCCCCTCGACAAAGTGAAGGTGCTCCTGCTGGGTCAAGACCCGTACCACGGCCCGGGCCAGGCACACGGGCTGTGTTTCTCCGTTCGTCCGGGTGTAACGCCCCCCCCTTCTCTGCGCAACATCTACAAGGAACTCGAAACCGACCTCGGCATTCCGCCGGTGAAGCACGGGTACCTCGTCACCTGGGCGCAGCGCGGGGTGCTGATGCTGAACGCCTGTATGACCGTGCGGAAGGGCGCGGCCAACTCGCACGCCGGTAAGGGGTGGGAGAAGTTCACCGACGCGGCCATTCGCGCGGTCAACGATCAGAAGCGGACCGTTGTGTTCCTACTATGGGGCGCTTATGCAGGGAAGAAACTCCCGCTCATCGACCAAAAGCGACACGTGGTCGTAAAGTCCGCGCACCCGTCGCCGTTCTCCGAGCACTTGTTCTTCGGCACCAAACCGTTCTCGAAGATCAACACCGCACTCGAAGCGGCCGGTGAAGAACCAATCGACTGGCACTTGCCCAAGAAGGTGGAGGAATAG
- a CDS encoding sensor histidine kinase, translating into MSSSALDAPRFPVWRYAGRLLPLAVLWAVLVGLLAWLLATRANWGEESDRADVREWLDNTRVFRKTLAELVREFVDLHNTEERGPDHGDRVKNKRAELEEHLRAMVEPTRMYTGQLPLFPNVYSLEIEFSGVTGADTRPVEPIVWTSPKPRPGGSAKAQLRTLDFEPPLDRPGARARVRCVYQLHSFNRMQKQQDEFRFWQTVATGVLVPTTLIAVFVVGRFVRREQARELEKWRAAAEAEHRERDLLAAQVERELIERSLLEARVKQQELERSSEELGRKLLEQELAAAKLTNRAAEAEREALEMKSQLYASIGIMAGSYAHNIKNLLVRPNDLITRCMEAAGNTEQHGMLEEVKSTLGTVTERLQQILRTVRRDPANAEVTQVDVYALFRETQRTWAEMGRDKWKVAVSMDVPPGAALVTGDLSHMQQAVENLVFNARDATFEMRNYLRDEAKRETDPTARRHKLLDAASWKGEIHLTAHRDREHVVLEVRDNGIGMTDEVRRNCLKTHFTTKRDNALYEGYSAGMGLGLSFVAMVLEHHGGSLEIDSAPLRGTTFRVRFPCVRS; encoded by the coding sequence ATGAGTTCTTCCGCGCTTGATGCGCCGCGGTTCCCGGTTTGGCGGTACGCGGGCCGGCTCCTGCCGCTCGCGGTGCTGTGGGCCGTGCTGGTCGGGCTGCTCGCGTGGCTCCTCGCGACGCGCGCGAACTGGGGCGAGGAGTCCGACCGCGCGGACGTGCGCGAGTGGCTCGACAACACGCGCGTGTTCCGCAAGACGCTCGCCGAACTGGTGCGCGAGTTCGTCGACCTGCACAACACCGAGGAGCGCGGCCCGGACCACGGCGACCGGGTGAAGAACAAGCGCGCGGAACTCGAAGAGCACCTGCGTGCGATGGTCGAGCCGACGCGCATGTACACGGGGCAACTCCCGCTGTTCCCGAACGTGTACTCGCTCGAAATCGAGTTTTCCGGGGTGACCGGGGCCGACACGCGCCCCGTCGAGCCGATCGTCTGGACGTCGCCCAAACCGCGCCCCGGAGGGTCCGCGAAGGCGCAGCTCCGCACGCTCGATTTCGAGCCGCCGCTGGACCGCCCGGGCGCCCGCGCGCGCGTCCGCTGCGTGTACCAGCTCCACTCGTTCAACCGGATGCAGAAGCAGCAGGACGAGTTCCGCTTCTGGCAGACGGTCGCGACGGGCGTCCTGGTCCCCACGACGCTGATCGCGGTGTTCGTCGTGGGGCGGTTCGTCCGGCGCGAGCAGGCGCGCGAACTGGAGAAGTGGCGCGCGGCGGCCGAGGCCGAGCACCGGGAACGGGATCTGCTCGCCGCCCAGGTCGAGCGCGAGTTAATCGAACGCAGCCTGCTCGAAGCGCGCGTGAAGCAGCAGGAACTGGAGCGGTCGAGCGAGGAACTGGGTCGCAAGTTGCTCGAACAGGAACTCGCGGCGGCGAAGCTCACCAACCGCGCGGCCGAGGCCGAGCGCGAGGCGCTGGAGATGAAATCGCAGCTCTACGCGAGCATCGGCATCATGGCGGGGAGCTACGCGCACAACATCAAGAACCTGCTCGTGCGGCCCAACGACCTCATCACGCGCTGTATGGAAGCGGCCGGCAATACCGAACAGCACGGCATGCTGGAAGAGGTGAAGTCCACACTCGGCACGGTCACCGAGCGCCTGCAGCAGATCCTCCGCACGGTGCGGCGCGACCCGGCGAACGCCGAGGTCACCCAGGTGGACGTGTACGCGCTGTTCCGCGAGACGCAGCGCACCTGGGCCGAAATGGGGCGCGACAAGTGGAAGGTCGCGGTGTCGATGGACGTCCCGCCCGGGGCCGCGCTGGTGACGGGCGATTTGTCACACATGCAGCAGGCGGTCGAGAACCTCGTGTTCAACGCGCGCGACGCGACGTTCGAGATGCGGAACTACCTGCGCGACGAGGCCAAGCGCGAAACCGACCCGACCGCGCGCCGGCACAAGCTCCTCGACGCCGCGAGTTGGAAGGGCGAGATCCACCTGACCGCGCACCGCGACAGGGAGCACGTCGTTTTGGAAGTCCGCGATAACGGGATCGGGATGACGGACGAGGTGCGCCGGAACTGCTTGAAGACGCACTTCACCACGAAGCGCGACAACGCGCTCTACGAGGGCTACAGCGCGGGCATGGGACTCGGTCTGTCGTTCGTGGCGATGGTGCTCGAGCACCACGGCGGTTCGCTGGAGATCGACTCCGCCCCGCTCCGCGGAACGACCTTCCGCGTGCGGTTCCCTTGTGTTCGGTCGTAA
- a CDS encoding aldo/keto reductase: MEYVNLGRTGTKVSRICLGCMTYGTSKWRPWVLDEEPSRPFFRQAWEAGINFFDTADMYSDGASEVVLGRALRELAIPREQMVVATKVYQPMGTTPNERGLSAKHIRHSIDNSLKRLQLDYVDLYQIHRFDPSTPVEETLGALDAAVRAGKVLYIGASSMFAWQLSKMLHTSDRLGLARFITMQNHWNLVYREEEREVNPLCRDEGLGLLPWSPLARGFLAGNRRTKGEGDTSRAKTDDFAHKLYYQDTDLAVVDRVAEIAQRRGVPNAQVALAWLLHQPGITAPIIGASKPHHLTDAIAAAQLKLEADELKALEDPYRPHPVLGHS, from the coding sequence GTGGAGTACGTCAACCTCGGGCGCACGGGCACCAAGGTCTCGCGCATCTGCCTCGGCTGCATGACATACGGCACGTCCAAGTGGCGCCCGTGGGTGCTCGACGAGGAGCCGAGCCGCCCGTTCTTCCGGCAAGCCTGGGAAGCCGGGATCAACTTCTTCGACACCGCCGATATGTACTCCGACGGCGCGAGCGAGGTCGTTCTCGGTCGCGCGCTGCGCGAGTTAGCGATCCCGCGCGAACAGATGGTTGTTGCCACAAAAGTGTATCAGCCGATGGGCACGACACCGAACGAGCGCGGGCTCTCGGCCAAGCACATCCGGCACTCGATCGACAACAGCCTCAAGCGGCTGCAACTCGATTACGTCGACCTCTACCAGATCCACCGGTTCGATCCCTCCACGCCCGTTGAAGAAACACTCGGGGCACTGGATGCGGCCGTGCGAGCTGGAAAGGTGCTGTACATCGGGGCGTCGAGCATGTTCGCGTGGCAGTTGTCGAAGATGCTTCACACGTCCGACCGGCTCGGGCTGGCGCGGTTCATCACAATGCAGAACCACTGGAACCTCGTGTACCGCGAAGAGGAGCGCGAGGTGAACCCGCTCTGCCGCGACGAGGGGCTCGGGCTGCTACCGTGGAGCCCGCTGGCGCGCGGGTTCCTGGCCGGCAACCGGCGCACGAAAGGTGAGGGTGACACGAGCCGCGCGAAGACGGACGATTTTGCCCACAAGCTCTACTACCAGGACACCGACCTCGCCGTCGTGGACCGCGTGGCCGAAATCGCCCAGCGGCGCGGCGTGCCCAACGCCCAGGTCGCGCTGGCGTGGCTCCTGCACCAGCCCGGCATCACGGCACCCATTATTGGCGCCTCGAAGCCGCACCACCTGACCGACGCGATTGCCGCCGCTCAACTAAAACTGGAAGCGGACGAACTCAAGGCACTCGAAGACCCGTACCGTCCGCACCCGGTTCTCGGGCACTCGTAA